Genomic DNA from Candidatus Edwardsbacteria bacterium RifOxyA12_full_54_48:
GACAGGACAAGGTGACCTGGCTGCGGGGAGGGGTGGAGATCATCCACGGGCCGACCGTCATCCGGGGCGACAGCGCCCGGGTGTCCACCCTGCAGGAGCAGGCCCTGATCTGGGGCCATGTCCGGATAACCGACCGGACGGCCGAGCTGGCCGGGCAGAGCGCGGTCTACTTTAAAAGATACGGCCGGAGCGTCCTGCAGGGCCGGTCAAACCTTAGGGACGGCGGCTGGACCCTGACGGCCGATTCCCTGGTCCATCTCCGGGACCAGGCCAAGAGTTACGCCTTCGGCCAGGTGGAAATGCGGGACTCGTCAGGCAAGAGCAATATCCAAAGCGACTACGGGGAATACTGGCACCAGGAGAGCTATGGCCTGCTGACCGGAAGCCCCAAGTACTCCATCACCGGCGGTGGCGGCAAGCTCAGCACCATCACCTCCGACCGGATGGAGGCCTATCAGCAGGGCCAGGTGGCCATCGCCACCGGCAATGTCAATTACTCCGAGGACAGCGTCTGGGCCTCGGCCGGTAGGATGTCCTACTTCAGGAACGAGGGCCGGTTGTTCCTGGAGGAGCAGCCCCGGGTGTGGCGCAGCGATGCCGACCTGTCGGGCCGGACCATTGAGCTTTCCTTCTACCGGGACAGTCTGAAGAACTCGGTGGTGCGCGATTCGGTGGTGCTGCGGCAGTTTTTGGCCGAGCCGGGCGACATCGACCTGATCAAATGCGACAGCCTGTGGATAGAATTCTCCCAGGGAAAGCTCTCCCAGGCCCGGGCCACCGGCAGCGCCTGGAGCCGCTACCACCAGCTGGACAAGGGCCAGGTCTCGGGCTGGAACGTCACGGCCGGCGACCAGATGGAATTTTATTTTACCCAAGGTAAGATTGATAAACTCAAGGTGAATCAAAAATCTCGGGGTGCCTATTTCGAATTGGAGAAGCCATGAGTCCCACTAAGATGGGATTAAGGCAGGAACTGCGACAGGTGCTGGCTCCGGAGATGCTGCAACTGCTGAAACTGCTGCAGCTGCCGACCCTGGAACTGCAGCAGCTGGTGCGCCAGGAGCTGGAGATCAATCCCCTGCTGGAGGAGATCCTGGAGGAGCCCTCCAGCGATATGCAGAAGGAGACGGAGGAACGGGAGGAGCACAACGAGCCGTCCCCGGAGCTGGACCGCATCGACTGGCGGGATTACATGCAGGAGGGGGTGGACGACCGGTACCTGAAGAACCTGGAGCCCACCGAGGAGCCCGAGGGCCCCATCATCGCCCAGAAGGACACCTTTCAGGATTATCTGCTGTTCCAGTTGAGGACCTCGGCGGCCGATCCCCAGGCCACCGCCATCGGAGAGTACCTGATCGGCAACCTAAGCGACGACGGATACCTGACCACCACCCTGGAGGAGGTGGCCCAGGCCCTGGACCAGGATATAGGCGCGGTGGAGCGAGCCCTGGCCGAGGTCCAGAAGCTGGACCCGCCGGGGGTGTGCTGCCGGGATCTGCGGGAATGCCTGCTGATCCAGCTGGGGATACTGGGGCAGGAGGAGAGCCTGGCGGCCAGGATCGTGTCCGGCCACCTGGACGACCTGGTGCACCAGCGATACCCGGTCATCGCCCGGGCTTTGGGCGTCCTGGAATCCCAGGTGCTGCAGGCCCGGGAGCTGATCTCTTCGCTGTCGCCCAAGCCGGGGGCCAGTTTCACCAGCGACCAGTCGCAGTATGTCTACCCCGACCTGGTGATAGAGAAAAGGGACGGGGAATACCTGGTCAGAACCAACGACCAGGCGGTGCCGCGGGTCAGGCTGACCACCGGCTACCGCCAGATATTAAGCCAATCCAGAAAATCCAGCCCCCAGGACCGGGAGTATGTGGTCAAGAGGCTGGAGGCGGCCCGGTTCATCGTCCGGATGATAGAGCAGCGCCGCCGGACCATGAGCCGGATAATGCAGGCCATCATCCAAAGGCAGACGGAGTTCCTGGACAAGGGCATCAGGTACCTCAAGCCCCTGACCATGAAGCTGATAGCCCAGGACATCGAGATGCATGAATCCACCGTCAGCCGGGCGGTGCACAACAAATACGTGATCACCCCCAACGGGATGCTGCCGGTGAAATATTTCTTCGGGGTGGGGCTGAAGTCCGATTCCGGGGAGGATTCCGCCAAATCGATCAAGGACACCATCGCCGAAATGATCAGGCAGGAGATCTCCCAAAAACCCTTAAGCGACCAGGAGATCGCCGATAAGCTGAGCCGCCAGGGGATCACCATCGCCAGGCGGACGGTGGCCAAGTACCGCGAGGAGCTGAAGATACTTCCCACCAAATACCGCCGGGAAAAAAGATGAGCATTACGGAAAGCAAAACAATAAAATCCGGTCCGGGGCGGCTGCCCGGCCATTTCAAACAGCGGGTCGTCAGGTCCCCCAAGGTGGAGGAGGTGGCCGGCACCTTGAGCCGCTTAGGCCTGCATTCGGTCTGCGAGGAGGCCCGGTGCCCCAACCGCAACCATTGCTATTCCGAGGGCACGGCCACCTTTCTGATAATGGGAGGCAGCTGCACCAGATCCTGCGGGTTCTGCGCCGTCAGCAAGAGCGCTCCCCAAGGGCTGGATCCCGAGGAACCGCGGGCGGTGGCCCGGGCGGCAGCCGAACTCAAACTGAAATATGCGGTGGTGACCTCGGTCACCCGCGATGATCTGGAGGACGGCGGGGCCGGCCATTTCGTGGCGGTCATCGAGAATATCCGGCTGCTGGATCCCCCGGTCCTGATAGAAGTGCTGACCCCGGATTTTAGGGGCCGTCCGGAATCGATCGATGCGGTGATCGCCGCCGGGCCGGATATCTTCAACCATAACCTGGAGACCATCGCCCGGCTGTATCCCCTGGTGCGCCCCCAGGCCGATTATAAAAGATCACTGGGACTGATAACCAGGGTCAAGAAAAACGGCCTGACCACCAAGTCCGGGCTGATGGCCGGGCTGGGAGAATCGCTGGCCGAGATAAAGGCCGCCATGTCCCATCTGGCCGATGCCGGCTGCGACATCATTACCATCGGGCAGTACCTGGCGCCATCGGCCCTGCATTATCCGGTGGCCCGGTATTGGGAGCCGGAGGAATTCGAGGAATGCCGGGCCTACGGCCAGGATCTGCTGGGCCTCAAAGCGGTGGTGGCCGGACCCCTGGTAAGAAGCTCTTATTACGCCCACCAAACATACCAGACCATAAACCATTAACCGAGGAGGGACAAAATGGATCTGAACATCACCACCAGGCATTTCGACGGGCTGAGCGATTCGCTGCGGTCGGATATCGAAACCAGGATGGTCAAGCTGGAAAAATTCTTCGACCGCATCGTGGAGGCCAAAGTGATCTTAAGCGAGGAGAAGAACCGGCAGATCGCCGAGGTCTCAATCCATCTGCCGGGCGGGGTCCGGTTGCTGGCCAAGGAGGAGGCCGGGGACATGTGGGCCGCGGCGGAGCTGGCCATCAAGAAGATAGAGATCCAGGTCAAGAAGGTCAAGGACCGGAAAAAGGACCGCCAGCGAACCACCCTCAGGAAATCGCTATAAACCAACCAACCGGAGGCGCCCATGAAAGCGGTATTGGTAAAGGAGCTGCTGGCCGACCGCCAGGAGGCCCTGCATTTGGAGGTCCTGACCGGGGATAGCGGCCTGGACCGGAAGATAATCATCGCCGACACCAACCGGCCCGGCCTGGCCTTTACCGGCTATATGGGCTATTTCCTGTGGGAGAGGGTGCAGATAATCGGCATCACCGAGACCGGCTACCTGGAGACCCTGCCGTCGGATAAACGGATCGAGGCCATCAAGCGGGTCACCTCTTTCGAGCTGCCCTGCATCGTGGTCACCAAGAAGCTGGGGGTGCACCCCGAGCTGCTGTCCGAGGCCAAGGCCAGGAATATTCCGGTGTTGAGGACCGATATCGACACCACCGAGTTCATTCACCGGCTGTCGTCCTACATCGACAACATGCTGGCGCCCACCACCACCATGCACGGCACCCTGGTGGATGTCTACGGGGTGGGCCTTTTGTACACCGGCGACTCCGGCATCGGCAAGAGCGAATGCGCCCTGGACCTGATCGAGCGGGGACACCGGCTGGTGGCCGACGATGTGGTCACCATCAAGAAGCGGGGGGAGAGGGTGCTGATGGGCTACGGCAACCAGATGCTGCAGCATCATATGGAGATCCGGGGGATCGGGATAGTGGACCTGACCACCCTGTTCGGCATCCGTTCGGTGCGGATGCGCAAAAGGATAGAGGTGGAGGTCCGGCTCAAGCGCTGGTCGGACGACGAGGATTACGAAAGGCTGGGGCTGGAGGAGAAGCCCACCACCATCCTGGGGGTGGAGATCCCCTTGATCACCGTTCCGGTGGTGTCGGGCAAGAACATCAGCGTGATCTCCGAAGTGCTGGCCATGAACCATCTGCTGAAACTGTGCGGATACAGCAGCGCCGAGGAGTTCAACAACCGGCTGCTGGATTCCATGCAAAAGAAGTTCGAGTCGGCCCGGTTCGTGGAGGACGATCTGGAGTGACAGGCATCCTTTTCCTCCGCCAAGACCGTGAACGGCCTGCTATGGTGTGCGGCTATCGATGACGTCTAACCCAGACCTTAAGGTCTGGGTTAGGACAGTACATGCGATGATTAAAGGCCATTTATGGATGACGGATCGAACGCTGCCACTGAAAGTTAAATCAACTCAACTCAACCCCAACCCTTCTCTTGACCTTTTGCTGGACCAGTCGAAGTGAAGGGAGAGGGATGGGGTAAAAAATAATAAATCAATTATGCCCAAACTTAAATTTATATTCGGGGTTCACAACCACCAGCCGGTGGGCAATTTTGATTTCGTCTTCCAGGAGGCGTATCAAAAGGCCTATCTGCCGTTCCTGGAGATGGCCGCCCGATACCCCTGGTTCCGCTTCACCATCCACAACAGCGGATGCCTGTGGGAATGGCTGGAGGCCAATCACCCGGAATATTTGGACAAGGTCAAGGTCTTGGTCAAATCCGGGCAGGTGGAGCTGATGGGCGGGGGCTTTTATGAACCGGTGCTGCCGGCCATTCCGGAGGACGACCGCCGTGGCCAGTTGGAGATGATGTCCGGATATCTGAAGGATAGGTTCGGTGAAACTCCGGCCGGGGCCTGGGTGGCCGAACGGGTGTGGGAGCCCTGCCTGGCATCGACCCTGGCCGGGGCCGGCATCAAATACACGGTGCTGGACGACTACCACTTCAAGTGCGCCGGAAAACAGGAGAAGGACCTGGGCGGTTATTACCTGACCGACGACCAGGGCCAAACGCTGTCGGTTTTTCCCATCAGCCAGAAACTCAGGTACCTGATACCATTCCATGACGTGGACGAGGTCATGGCTTATCTCCGGGAGCTGTATGATGCCAATAATAAGGCCCTGGCCATCCTGGCCGACGACGGGGAAAAATTCGGCATCTGGCCCGGAACCTATGACCATGTCTATACCAAGGGCTGGCTGGAACGCTTCCTGGAAAAACTGTCCCAGAACCTGGACTGGATCGAGCTAAGCACCTTCTCGGAAGCGCTCAAGGAAACATCCCCTTTGGGACGGATATATCTGCCCACCGGATCCTACGCCGAGATGGGCCAGTGGGTACTGGAGCCGGAATCCGAAGTGATCTATCGGGAGTTGGCGGACCGTCTGAAGAATGATGGCAGCTACCAGCGCTACAGCCCGTTCGTCCGCGGGGGGATCTGGCGCAACTATCTGGTGAAATATCCCGAATCCAACAATATCTACCGCAAGATGCTTCACATCAGCGGCAAAGCCGCAGGCTCCGGGGATGATATCAAGCGGGAGCTGTACCGGGGACAGTGCAACTGCGCTTACTGGCACGGGATCTTCGGCGGGCTTTACCTGCCCCACTTGCGGGAAGCCCTGTACCGGCACCTGATCCGGGCGGAGAATTTGGCGAACAAGGAACGGCCGCCGGAATATCCCACGGTTGAAAGGAAAGATTTCGACGGGGACGGGCATCAGGAGATCCTTTTGTCCAACGACAAAATGAACCTCTACCTCTCCCCGGAACAGGGGGGGACGATATTCGAATGGGACCTTAAAGAAAAGGAAATAAACCTTTTTGACACCCTGGCCCGCCGGCCGGAGAATTATCACCGCCAGATAGCCGACATCGGCCACGGGGACCAGGGGCAGGGGAAGAGCATCCATGAGACGCTGACCGCCAAGGAGCAGGGCCTGGAGAAACTTCTCCATTACGACAGATTCCGCCGGGTGGGATCGGTGGACCATCTGTTCGTCGAAGGAACCACCCTGGAGGAATTCATTGCCTGCGCCCATAAAGAGACCGACCAGACACTGGGCTCTAAGTGGGAGGCCGGAACATCCCAGGAGGGCGAGCTGATAAAAGTAGAGCTGGCAAAAATATCGGGCGATCTTCAAATATCAAAAACCATATCTCTAGGTGCGGACGGATCGTTTGGGGTTCACTATCGGTGGACCAACAACGGAAAGGCGGGCCTTGATATTTGGCCGGGGGTGGAGTTCAATTTCGGCTTGCTGTCATCCGGGCCTGGGAGGCATTGCAGCTCGCCGGACCCGCTGATCACCGAAAGGCTGGATCAGCCGGCATCCGACAATGCGATCAGCCGGCTGACGGTCCACGACCAGCATCGTAAAATGGAGATAGTTCTCTCCCTGAGCCGGCCGGCCGACCTGTGGCGGTTCCCGGTGGAGACGGTGTCCCAGTCGGAATCCGGCCTGGAAAGGAATTACCAGTGCTCTTGCTTTTTATGGCATGCCAAATTAAGATTGGAACCCGGGGAAGGATACAACCTGAACTTTGAAGTAGGATACAAAGGGGTTTGATGCAGGAGATAAAAGCGCTCATCGTCAACCGCCTGGGCATGCATGCCAGGCCGGCCGCCCTGTTCGTCAAGACATCCAGTAAGTTCCAGTCCAAGATCTGGGTCCGCAAGGATGATCTGGAGGTCAACGGAAAGAGCATCATGGGGGTGATGATGCTGGCCGCCGAACCCGGCAGCAGCCTGATCATCAAAGCCGACGGTCCGGACGAGCAGGAAGCCCTGGAGGCCCTGGCCAAGCTGGTAGCTGATAAATTCTATGAGGATTGATCATGGCCAATGAGACCAGATTATACGGGATCCCCGTCTCCCCGGGTTTCGGCATCGGCCAGGCTTTCATCTATCGCAAAAACCTGCCGGTGCTCAAGCGGCGGATGGTGGATAATGCCAACAAGGAGATCGCCAGATTTCACAACGCCCTTAGCAACGCCCGGCTGGAGATCGCCGAGCTTCGGGATATGATCGCCGGCCGGCTGGGGAGGGATGAGGCCGAGCTGTGGACCGCCCAGCTGATGATGCTGGAGGACGTGACGGTGATCCAAGCCACCGCCGACAGGATCAGGGAAAAGAAACAGGATGCCGCCTCGGCCTTCCAGGAGACGATCAGCCAGGTGGCCGAGACCATCGAGTCGTCCTCCAATCAGTATCTCAAAGAGCGGGTGGCCGATATCCGGGATATCTCCTGGCGGGTGATAAAACACATCCAATCCGGGAATCCATCGGTTCTGCATAAGCTTTCCCGGAATTCGGTGGTGGTGTCCCACGACCTGTCGGCGGCCGATACTGCTTTGATGTCGGCCCGGAATATAGCCGGCTTCATCACCGAGGTGGGAGGCAAGACATCGCATACCGCCATTGTGGCCCGCTCCCTGGAGATCCCGGCGGTGGTGGGCATCAAGGACGCTCTGCAGCAGCCCCTGCCCGGCGCCATGGTCATCGTGGACGGCACCAGGGGGGTGGTCATACTGGACCCGCTGCCCCAGACCCTGGAATCTTACCAACAGGAGCAGAAGGAATACCAGAAGCATATCTCCGACCTGAAGAGGCTGCGGAAAAGCAAGCCGGTGACCCTGGACGGGCGCCGGATAGAATTGTCTGCCAATATAGAATTGCCGGAAGAGATCCCCTCGGTAAAATCACACGGGGCCAAGGGCATCGGGCTTTTCAGGACGGAATACCTTTTCCTGACATCCTCCCAGCTGCCCGATGAGGAGCAGCAGTTCGCTATCTACAAACAGGTAGCCGAGAAAATCGCCCCGGATCCGGTGATAATCCGCACTTTTGATCTGGGCGGGGACAAGATCAACGGCCACGGCTTCTCGCCCGAGGCCAATCCCTTCCTGGGGTGGCGGGCCATCAGGTTCTGCCTGGACCGTCCGGAGATCTTCCGGGCCCAGCTCAGGGCCATCCTGAGGGCCTCGGCCTTCGGCTCGGTCAGGATCATGCTCCCCATGATCTGCTGCCTGGAGGAGGTAACCCAGACCAAGGTCATTCTGGATTCCATCCGACTGGAGCTGGACGAAAAGAAGATCGCCTATGACCGCAACTGCCAGCTGGGAGTGATGATAGAGACCCCGGCAGCAGCCCTGACCAGCGACATCCTGGCCCCAGAGGTGGATTTCTTCAGCATCGGCTCCAACGATCTTACCCAATACACCCTGGCGGTG
This window encodes:
- a CDS encoding RNA polymerase sigma-54 factor; protein product: MSPTKMGLRQELRQVLAPEMLQLLKLLQLPTLELQQLVRQELEINPLLEEILEEPSSDMQKETEEREEHNEPSPELDRIDWRDYMQEGVDDRYLKNLEPTEEPEGPIIAQKDTFQDYLLFQLRTSAADPQATAIGEYLIGNLSDDGYLTTTLEEVAQALDQDIGAVERALAEVQKLDPPGVCCRDLRECLLIQLGILGQEESLAARIVSGHLDDLVHQRYPVIARALGVLESQVLQARELISSLSPKPGASFTSDQSQYVYPDLVIEKRDGEYLVRTNDQAVPRVRLTTGYRQILSQSRKSSPQDREYVVKRLEAARFIVRMIEQRRRTMSRIMQAIIQRQTEFLDKGIRYLKPLTMKLIAQDIEMHESTVSRAVHNKYVITPNGMLPVKYFFGVGLKSDSGEDSAKSIKDTIAEMIRQEISQKPLSDQEIADKLSRQGITIARRTVAKYREELKILPTKYRREKR
- a CDS encoding lipoyl synthase, translated to MSITESKTIKSGPGRLPGHFKQRVVRSPKVEEVAGTLSRLGLHSVCEEARCPNRNHCYSEGTATFLIMGGSCTRSCGFCAVSKSAPQGLDPEEPRAVARAAAELKLKYAVVTSVTRDDLEDGGAGHFVAVIENIRLLDPPVLIEVLTPDFRGRPESIDAVIAAGPDIFNHNLETIARLYPLVRPQADYKRSLGLITRVKKNGLTTKSGLMAGLGESLAEIKAAMSHLADAGCDIITIGQYLAPSALHYPVARYWEPEEFEECRAYGQDLLGLKAVVAGPLVRSSYYAHQTYQTINH
- a CDS encoding ribosomal subunit interface protein, coding for MDLNITTRHFDGLSDSLRSDIETRMVKLEKFFDRIVEAKVILSEEKNRQIAEVSIHLPGGVRLLAKEEAGDMWAAAELAIKKIEIQVKKVKDRKKDRQRTTLRKSL
- a CDS encoding HPr(Ser) kinase/phosphatase — translated: MKAVLVKELLADRQEALHLEVLTGDSGLDRKIIIADTNRPGLAFTGYMGYFLWERVQIIGITETGYLETLPSDKRIEAIKRVTSFELPCIVVTKKLGVHPELLSEAKARNIPVLRTDIDTTEFIHRLSSYIDNMLAPTTTMHGTLVDVYGVGLLYTGDSGIGKSECALDLIERGHRLVADDVVTIKKRGERVLMGYGNQMLQHHMEIRGIGIVDLTTLFGIRSVRMRKRIEVEVRLKRWSDDEDYERLGLEEKPTTILGVEIPLITVPVVSGKNISVISEVLAMNHLLKLCGYSSAEEFNNRLLDSMQKKFESARFVEDDLE
- a CDS encoding phosphoenolpyruvate--protein phosphotransferase → MANETRLYGIPVSPGFGIGQAFIYRKNLPVLKRRMVDNANKEIARFHNALSNARLEIAELRDMIAGRLGRDEAELWTAQLMMLEDVTVIQATADRIREKKQDAASAFQETISQVAETIESSSNQYLKERVADIRDISWRVIKHIQSGNPSVLHKLSRNSVVVSHDLSAADTALMSARNIAGFITEVGGKTSHTAIVARSLEIPAVVGIKDALQQPLPGAMVIVDGTRGVVILDPLPQTLESYQQEQKEYQKHISDLKRLRKSKPVTLDGRRIELSANIELPEEIPSVKSHGAKGIGLFRTEYLFLTSSQLPDEEQQFAIYKQVAEKIAPDPVIIRTFDLGGDKINGHGFSPEANPFLGWRAIRFCLDRPEIFRAQLRAILRASAFGSVRIMLPMICCLEEVTQTKVILDSIRLELDEKKIAYDRNCQLGVMIETPAAALTSDILAPEVDFFSIGSNDLTQYTLAVDRVNEKVAKLYDPFNPAVLKLIKQVIESGHRSGIWVGLCGEMCADPLAVPLLLGLGLDEFSMNAVSVPEVKRMILKLRLEDCQKVAGRAMEAKSALQARTVLSEFVLNIFPDLALSCALERS